In Marinobacter sp. M3C, the genomic stretch TTGGATTAATTGAGGCCATCACTCCCCTTATCGGTTGGTTAATCGGTAATATCGCCGCGTCTTATGTGGATATTTGGGGTCACTGGATAGCGTTCGCGTTATTGGTGGCTCTTGGCTTACACATGCTCTATGAAGGCCTGAATCCATGTAGGGAAGCGATAGAAAAGCCCTCTAGACATTCTTTTCTCAAGATCGCTTTGACCGCATTTGGCACCAGTATTGATGCAATGGCAGTGGGTGTAAGCCTGGCATTTGTAGAGGTGAACATATTTCTGGCCGCTGGGTTAATTGGCCTGGCCACAACGGTAATGGTTACGTTAGGCGTTATGTTGGGACGAGTGGTGGGTTCACTGTTCGGCCAGAAGGCTGAAATTATGGGCGGCCTGACACTGATTGCCGTTGGCGCATGGATCTTGTCAGGCAATCTTTAACTGTCAGCCATTAATCTATCCCACGCACTTGGGTGGCAGCGCCGTTAGGAATGCGATGGGCAGGTTTCAACTTCCACTGTCACATGTACGAGCGACGAGTGGCCGGTTTGGATTCGGTCACGGTAATGGCCGGGAGACTGCGGATAGCGGGCAACAATCGCGACAATCGCGGCGTACAGATTGGGTCCAATCGACCAGACATGGAGATCACTCACACGCGTATCGTCACATTCCACCGTACGTTTGATGTCCTGCATGATACTTGCTTGCTGTTCGTCGAGTAATACACTCGCAGTGGTCCGCAGTAGGCCCCAAGACCAGCGGGTGAT encodes the following:
- a CDS encoding manganese efflux pump MntP family protein, with product MNPIALLLLALSMSTDAFAVAICKGASLKNPRFFEALRMGLIFGLIEAITPLIGWLIGNIAASYVDIWGHWIAFALLVALGLHMLYEGLNPCREAIEKPSRHSFLKIALTAFGTSIDAMAVGVSLAFVEVNIFLAAGLIGLATTVMVTLGVMLGRVVGSLFGQKAEIMGGLTLIAVGAWILSGNL